One genomic segment of Paenibacillus durus includes these proteins:
- a CDS encoding PadR family transcriptional regulator — translation MSMKLAILGLLLERDMHPYEMMLVMKDRAIDQITKLQMGSLYYAVDQLAKNGQITQVEIIRSSDRPDKTIYRITDSGKALFEQLLLQLFKQNDTLYHPMYLALAFSRHVDPDKIAKLLEERIRETEHQVNLAYQVYEEHVSTVPRAALHLMYGKYEHSLTELKWLKRLYADVRAHKLGDIGKPLDLKE, via the coding sequence ATGTCAATGAAGCTGGCTATTCTCGGACTGCTGCTGGAACGGGACATGCATCCCTATGAAATGATGCTGGTGATGAAAGACCGCGCGATCGATCAGATTACGAAGCTGCAAATGGGCTCCCTGTACTACGCCGTCGACCAGTTGGCCAAGAACGGACAGATTACGCAGGTTGAGATTATCCGCAGCAGCGACCGGCCGGACAAAACCATATACCGAATTACAGATTCGGGAAAGGCCCTGTTCGAGCAGCTCCTGCTGCAGCTGTTCAAGCAGAACGACACCCTCTATCATCCGATGTACCTCGCGCTCGCCTTCTCCCGGCATGTTGATCCGGACAAGATTGCGAAACTGCTGGAGGAGCGCATCCGAGAGACCGAGCATCAGGTCAATCTCGCTTATCAGGTCTATGAAGAGCATGTTTCCACCGTTCCCCGCGCCGCGTTGCATCTCATGTACGGCAAATATGAGCACAGCCTGACGGAACTGAAATGGCTGAAGCGCCTGTACGCTGACGTACGGGCGCACAAGCTCGGCGATATCGGGAAGCCCTTGGATCTGAAGGAGTAA
- a CDS encoding bifunctional diguanylate cyclase/phosphohydrolase, whose translation MPKWKTAVAKLNLGHLYAFAICLTGLGLFTIYNQGALIHYTTSTWVWVYALSGAAAVLTIFTFQLPPQGNGLSLDSSVYLACIFVFGPSFSLTVLLVSSAVIFLIERKTVWWKHLINFAIYSIIIASASFSFTALGGVRGPLMDDHLLAYAGGMAIYFVLNTMLIVFYYYVFYNENLYETLKGMLKDTIIAYLSTLVLALVLVILLYHNHIFGLALFLCLSVLLSYAFKQMFAMYRDIEERANRDPRTGLFNHSYFELTLEVEMRKSRSTGSSLSLAMIDIDDFKKYNDHFGHLKGDGLIVFLAELLKKECGGAEMVVSRYGGEEFTILMPSHDTEQAKSFLDRLRKTLNNSYFEGAEIFPQGCLSFSSGIAGYRSDIHDKSELVDQADQALYYAKKQGKNMVHVYGHQSPQERDIDFSQDVRDIEQQLNLFMYKDLETFKHSKRVFRYAMDVSELLMLDSLSKRQFTLGSLIHDIGKLEIPWGILNKKEKLTPEEWEMVKWHVTWGKQMALMGDKFKDLAPYIELHHERYDGKGYPHGFKGEEIPRLCRMLTIIDSFDAMTTERPYQQTKSVEEAIVELRACSGSQFDPVLTEFFISYIESRQLRTKEAAV comes from the coding sequence TTGCCAAAGTGGAAAACGGCCGTGGCCAAGCTGAACCTGGGTCACCTTTACGCATTTGCGATTTGTCTGACGGGACTCGGTCTGTTCACGATATATAATCAGGGCGCTTTAATTCACTATACAACTTCAACTTGGGTGTGGGTGTATGCGCTATCCGGAGCGGCTGCCGTATTAACGATCTTTACATTCCAGCTTCCTCCGCAGGGCAACGGGTTATCCCTCGACTCTTCCGTTTATCTGGCCTGTATTTTCGTATTTGGCCCCTCATTCAGCTTAACCGTGCTTCTGGTCTCGTCCGCGGTTATTTTTCTGATTGAACGCAAGACTGTCTGGTGGAAGCACCTGATCAACTTTGCCATATACTCGATCATTATCGCCTCGGCTTCCTTCTCCTTTACTGCCCTGGGAGGGGTACGGGGACCGCTAATGGACGACCATCTCCTGGCGTATGCCGGAGGCATGGCCATATACTTTGTGCTGAATACGATGCTGATCGTCTTTTACTACTATGTCTTCTATAATGAGAACCTGTACGAAACGCTAAAAGGAATGCTGAAGGATACGATTATTGCCTACCTCAGCACCCTGGTGCTGGCGCTTGTGCTGGTCATCCTTTTATACCATAATCACATTTTCGGGCTGGCTCTGTTTCTCTGCCTCAGCGTTCTGCTGTCTTATGCGTTCAAGCAGATGTTCGCGATGTACCGGGACATTGAGGAACGTGCCAACCGGGACCCGCGGACAGGTCTGTTCAACCACAGCTATTTCGAGCTGACGCTGGAAGTGGAAATGCGCAAATCCCGGAGCACGGGCTCCTCCTTGTCGCTGGCCATGATCGATATCGACGATTTCAAGAAATATAATGACCACTTCGGCCATCTTAAGGGTGACGGGCTGATCGTTTTTTTGGCGGAATTGCTGAAAAAGGAATGCGGCGGCGCGGAAATGGTCGTCTCCCGCTACGGCGGGGAAGAATTCACGATCCTGATGCCCTCACATGACACCGAACAGGCTAAAAGCTTTCTCGACCGCCTGCGCAAAACGCTGAACAACTCTTATTTTGAAGGGGCTGAAATTTTCCCTCAAGGCTGCTTGTCCTTTTCTTCTGGAATTGCGGGCTATCGCAGCGACATTCACGACAAATCGGAGCTTGTCGATCAGGCCGACCAGGCATTGTACTACGCCAAGAAGCAGGGCAAGAATATGGTCCATGTCTACGGCCACCAATCGCCGCAAGAGCGGGATATCGATTTCAGCCAGGACGTACGGGATATCGAGCAGCAGCTCAACCTGTTCATGTACAAGGACCTGGAAACGTTTAAACATTCCAAACGGGTATTCCGGTACGCTATGGACGTCAGCGAGCTGCTCATGCTGGACAGCCTGTCGAAGCGCCAGTTCACGCTGGGTTCGCTAATCCATGACATCGGCAAGCTCGAAATTCCCTGGGGCATACTGAACAAGAAGGAGAAGCTCACGCCCGAGGAGTGGGAAATGGTAAAATGGCATGTAACCTGGGGGAAGCAAATGGCGCTGATGGGCGACAAGTTCAAGGATTTGGCCCCTTACATCGAGCTGCACCACGAAAGGTACGACGGCAAAGGCTACCCGCACGGCTTCAAGGGCGAGGAGATTCCGAGGCTGTGCCGGATGCTGACCATTATCGATTCCTTTGATGCCATGACGACGGAACGTCCTTATCAGCAGACCAAATCCGTGGAAGAGGCGATTGTCGAGCTCAGAGCGTGTTCGGGCAGCCAATTCGATCCGGTGCTTACGGAGTTCTTCATCAGTTATATCGAATCCAGACAGCTGCGCACCAAGGAAGCGGCGGTATAG
- a CDS encoding DUF5317 domain-containing protein, with translation MVYDGIVLGLVVGLLRGGFRYGLRQFGSLRIRGGLWFPLLLLLQFAVFELNDRSSAFAAYSGIVFAGVYAAGLYILWLNRNTPGFLFIFAGVFLNFLVMSVNGGKMPVSLEAAKVLDPYYVHLLQSGAVVTKHFLMDSATRLSFLGDIIPLSKPYPRTQVISIGDIVMNVGIFLYLQHILVPDRRQIQTQEMEAKQS, from the coding sequence ATGGTATACGACGGTATTGTGCTCGGCTTGGTTGTCGGCCTGCTCCGGGGCGGATTTCGTTACGGCTTGAGGCAGTTCGGCAGCCTGCGCATCAGAGGCGGGTTATGGTTTCCCCTGCTTTTACTGCTGCAGTTTGCCGTATTTGAACTGAATGACCGGTCGTCTGCCTTTGCGGCGTACAGCGGTATCGTTTTTGCCGGTGTGTACGCGGCAGGGCTTTACATCCTGTGGTTGAACCGGAACACTCCGGGCTTCTTGTTCATTTTTGCCGGAGTCTTTCTGAACTTTCTCGTCATGTCCGTCAATGGCGGCAAGATGCCAGTCTCTCTGGAGGCGGCGAAGGTTCTGGACCCTTATTACGTACATCTTCTGCAGTCGGGAGCCGTTGTTACGAAGCATTTTCTGATGGACTCCGCGACCAGGCTGTCGTTCCTTGGGGATATTATTCCGCTGTCCAAGCCTTATCCGCGCACTCAGGTCATCAGCATCGGCGATATTGTGATGAATGTAGGGATTTTCCTCTATCTTCAGCACATCCTTGTTCCAGACAGAAGACAGATTCAGACACAGGAGATGGAAGCCAAGCAGTCTTGA
- a CDS encoding metal-sensitive transcriptional regulator: MAAHEKHDEGVVPHDCCGSDCHSSEERKSHHTQEFKNGLNTRLNRIEGQIRGIKGMIERDTYCDDVLTQLAAVQSALGSVGKLLLEGHMKSCIIDRIEAGEHEVVDELLVTIGRLMK; encoded by the coding sequence ATGGCGGCACATGAAAAGCATGATGAAGGTGTTGTTCCGCATGACTGCTGCGGCAGCGATTGCCATTCTTCCGAAGAGCGCAAAAGCCATCATACCCAGGAATTCAAGAACGGGCTGAATACCCGGCTTAACCGCATAGAAGGGCAGATCCGGGGGATTAAAGGCATGATTGAGCGCGACACCTACTGCGATGATGTCCTGACCCAGCTTGCGGCGGTTCAGTCGGCGCTTGGAAGCGTCGGGAAGCTGCTGCTTGAGGGCCATATGAAGAGCTGTATCATTGACAGAATTGAAGCCGGAGAACATGAGGTTGTCGACGAACTGCTGGTTACAATCGGCAGATTAATGAAATAA
- a CDS encoding copper ion binding protein: MANVVLNVEGMSCGHCVSSVEKAVSNLGASAIVDLASKTVAVDYDDNKLSVGAIKEAIEEQGYDVVQ, translated from the coding sequence ATGGCGAACGTTGTATTGAATGTAGAGGGAATGTCCTGCGGACATTGCGTAAGCTCGGTAGAGAAAGCGGTAAGCAATCTGGGAGCATCCGCAATCGTGGATCTGGCATCCAAGACGGTAGCGGTCGATTATGACGACAACAAGCTCAGCGTCGGAGCCATCAAGGAAGCGATTGAAGAGCAGGGCTATGACGTAGTTCAATAA
- a CDS encoding heavy metal translocating P-type ATPase, which produces MEETAVAPVEEQATLQITGMTCSACAARIEKGIARMEGVSRANVNLALEQASVGFDPKVVSMPKIEEKIRSLGYDTVKEAADFDISGMTCAACSARIEKVLGKMPGIAGVNVNLALETAHVEYTPGMITLQDIIAKVDSIGYKASLKEDRKETADRRELEISRKRTKWMISALLSLPLLWAMVGHFSFTSWIPVPEMFMNPWFQLALATPVQFIIGWQFYVGAYKALRNGSANMDVLVALGTSAAYFYSLYLTLDSLRMNGMNHTVEMYYETGAVLITLILVGKWFEALAKGRSSNAIRSLMGLQAKTALVIREGTEISVPVEEVVIGDIVLVKPGTKIPVDGEVTEGLSSVDESMLTGESIPVEKKPGDPVIGATLNKNGMLKIKARKVGRDTALAQIIRVVEEAQGSKAPIQRVADVISGIFVPIVVAIAVLTFLIWYLWAAPGQFAEALEKGIAVLVIACPCALGLATPTSIMAGSGRAAELGILFKGGEHLEAAQGIQLVVLDKTGTVTSGKPVLTDVLVSPDFKGTPELAPEDALLSLAAAAEKLSEHPLAEAVAAGAAEKGLALGDAGSFVNVPGRGIKAAIQGREIIVGTRRMMEENGVDAARWLDAMNDLEQQGKTAMLVAVDGECAGVVAVADTIKPTSREAVAALRGMGIDVVMITGDNERTARAIAAEAGIDRVMAEVLPEGKAEVVRKLQADGVKVAMVGDGINDAPALATADIGMAVGTGTDVAMEAADITLMRGDLKAIADAIKMSRKTMGNIKQNLFWALGYNTIGIPVAALGFLAPWLAGAAMAFSSVSVVLNALRLQRVKL; this is translated from the coding sequence ATGGAGGAAACAGCAGTGGCACCCGTAGAGGAACAGGCGACCTTGCAGATTACGGGCATGACCTGCTCCGCCTGCGCGGCGCGGATCGAGAAAGGGATTGCCCGCATGGAAGGCGTCTCCCGGGCGAATGTCAATCTAGCGCTGGAGCAGGCGTCCGTGGGCTTCGATCCGAAGGTTGTCAGCATGCCTAAGATTGAGGAGAAGATCCGCTCGCTCGGCTACGACACGGTGAAGGAAGCGGCGGACTTCGATATTTCCGGTATGACCTGCGCCGCCTGCTCGGCCCGGATTGAGAAGGTGCTCGGCAAGATGCCGGGCATTGCCGGAGTCAATGTTAACCTTGCGCTTGAAACGGCGCATGTGGAATATACCCCGGGGATGATTACTCTCCAGGACATCATTGCCAAGGTCGACTCGATCGGTTATAAAGCCTCGCTCAAGGAAGACCGGAAGGAAACCGCTGACCGGCGGGAGCTTGAAATCAGCCGCAAGCGGACCAAATGGATGATTTCGGCGCTATTGTCTCTGCCGCTTCTGTGGGCGATGGTCGGGCATTTCTCGTTCACTTCCTGGATTCCCGTGCCGGAGATGTTCATGAATCCGTGGTTCCAGCTTGCTCTGGCTACCCCGGTGCAGTTCATAATCGGCTGGCAGTTCTATGTCGGCGCCTACAAGGCGCTCCGCAACGGAAGCGCCAATATGGATGTTCTGGTGGCGCTGGGCACGTCGGCCGCTTATTTTTACAGCTTGTACCTAACGCTCGATTCCCTGCGTATGAATGGCATGAATCATACGGTTGAAATGTACTATGAGACCGGAGCTGTGCTGATCACGCTCATTCTGGTCGGCAAATGGTTCGAGGCGCTGGCGAAGGGCCGCTCCTCTAACGCCATCCGCAGCCTGATGGGCCTGCAGGCCAAGACGGCGCTTGTGATCCGTGAAGGAACGGAGATTAGCGTTCCCGTTGAGGAAGTCGTTATCGGGGATATCGTACTCGTGAAGCCGGGCACCAAGATTCCCGTCGACGGCGAAGTGACTGAAGGCTTGTCATCCGTAGATGAATCCATGCTTACGGGCGAGAGTATTCCGGTGGAGAAGAAGCCGGGCGACCCTGTAATCGGAGCGACGTTGAACAAGAACGGTATGCTGAAGATCAAAGCCCGCAAGGTTGGACGTGATACGGCGCTTGCCCAGATTATCCGCGTGGTCGAGGAAGCGCAGGGTTCCAAGGCGCCGATTCAGCGGGTGGCGGATGTCATTTCCGGCATCTTCGTGCCGATTGTGGTGGCCATCGCCGTGCTGACATTCCTGATCTGGTATCTGTGGGCGGCTCCGGGACAGTTCGCCGAAGCCTTGGAGAAAGGGATTGCCGTGCTCGTTATCGCCTGTCCCTGCGCGCTGGGCTTGGCTACGCCGACCTCGATTATGGCCGGCTCCGGAAGGGCTGCGGAGCTTGGCATCCTGTTCAAGGGCGGCGAGCATCTGGAAGCCGCGCAGGGCATTCAGCTCGTCGTGCTCGACAAGACGGGCACTGTGACGAGCGGCAAGCCGGTGCTTACAGACGTGCTGGTATCGCCGGACTTTAAGGGTACGCCGGAACTGGCTCCGGAAGACGCTCTGCTGTCGCTTGCCGCCGCCGCCGAGAAGCTGTCGGAGCATCCGCTGGCCGAGGCGGTAGCCGCAGGCGCGGCGGAGAAGGGGCTCGCGTTAGGCGACGCCGGAAGCTTCGTCAATGTACCCGGACGGGGTATCAAGGCGGCCATCCAGGGCAGGGAGATCATCGTCGGCACGCGCCGGATGATGGAGGAGAACGGCGTCGACGCCGCCCGCTGGCTTGACGCCATGAATGATCTGGAGCAGCAGGGCAAGACGGCGATGCTGGTTGCGGTGGACGGCGAGTGCGCAGGAGTCGTAGCCGTCGCGGATACGATTAAGCCGACCTCGCGCGAAGCCGTGGCGGCTCTGCGGGGCATGGGGATCGATGTCGTGATGATCACCGGCGACAATGAGCGGACGGCACGGGCCATCGCGGCCGAGGCCGGTATTGACCGGGTGATGGCCGAAGTGCTGCCCGAAGGCAAAGCCGAGGTGGTGCGGAAGCTTCAGGCGGACGGCGTGAAGGTGGCGATGGTCGGCGACGGCATCAACGATGCGCCGGCGCTGGCGACCGCCGATATCGGCATGGCGGTCGGCACCGGGACCGACGTGGCGATGGAAGCGGCGGATATTACGCTGATGCGCGGCGATCTCAAGGCCATCGCCGACGCCATCAAGATGAGCCGCAAGACGATGGGCAACATCAAGCAGAATCTGTTCTGGGCGCTCGGCTACAATACGATCGGCATTCCGGTAGCCGCGCTGGGATTCCTCGCGCCCTGGCTGGCGGGCGCGGCGATGGCGTTCAGTTCGGTTTCGGTCGTGCTGAATGCGCTGCGGCTGCAGCGGGTAAAGTTATAG
- a CDS encoding DUF3037 domain-containing protein codes for MEKICKFAVLRYVPDENREEFINIGVVMHSPGDKYIDCLITSNLSRVSTFDDEIDIPFLKIILSGVKEDFSKNSTVTGPSYEDIANLNYLEKATSIYVNQLQFSKIQLFRSADFETDLNNLFKTYVHFEVQKKSRLTEQEVKSIMNKVIKNKPTNAILEKNLKVDLGDELIELDYAYVTRKERVKIVKTFSFDYTQRGSKQASQVAKEWAYNFSKIKEASKLEKQFDTHNIDLTTLIYVKDLTKNIKIALDILNEETITFQARSLTQIEDFADRMVKEMKVIDTKINM; via the coding sequence GTGGAGAAAATTTGTAAATTTGCAGTCCTTCGCTATGTTCCGGACGAGAACAGGGAAGAATTCATAAATATTGGGGTAGTTATGCATTCTCCAGGGGACAAATACATTGACTGTTTAATTACAAGCAATCTTTCCAGAGTTTCTACTTTTGACGACGAAATTGATATACCTTTTCTAAAAATAATTTTAAGCGGTGTTAAGGAGGATTTCTCAAAAAACTCTACAGTAACCGGCCCCTCCTATGAAGATATCGCCAACTTAAATTATTTGGAAAAAGCTACTTCAATCTATGTAAATCAACTTCAGTTTTCCAAAATACAATTATTCAGATCAGCAGACTTTGAAACCGACCTGAATAATCTCTTTAAAACTTATGTGCATTTTGAAGTTCAGAAAAAATCAAGGCTCACGGAACAAGAAGTGAAGTCAATTATGAATAAAGTTATTAAGAACAAACCCACTAACGCGATCCTAGAGAAAAACTTAAAAGTAGATTTGGGAGATGAACTGATTGAATTGGATTACGCCTATGTTACAAGAAAAGAACGAGTAAAAATAGTTAAAACCTTTTCTTTTGACTACACTCAAAGAGGAAGTAAACAAGCTTCTCAAGTAGCGAAAGAATGGGCATACAATTTTAGTAAGATAAAAGAAGCATCTAAATTAGAGAAACAATTCGATACGCATAATATAGATCTTACAACTTTAATTTACGTTAAAGATTTAACTAAAAACATAAAAATTGCCCTGGACATATTAAACGAGGAAACAATAACTTTTCAAGCCAGATCGCTAACGCAAATTGAAGACTTTGCGGATCGAATGGTCAAAGAAATGAAAGTAATAGATACAAAAATAAATATGTAA
- a CDS encoding HipA family kinase, which produces MQIVNAVRPIKPVTNGVTKPFIILCDDGNTYYTKFQQNPEGPRVLANEYVCAKIAHQLKLPLASPTLINVDKDFLNLYEQIIADHIECEREIHPGVHFGTKRINKTFPIANAKMLERALNVTIVPEIILFDQLIRNNDRDCNGGNLLFDQSQMKIVVIDHSHVFEIGALWDAQQLDIRIGADFQPFTQNGYIFRKLVPHVRGYNPFDNIIGKMSGMTDRDLWHIIKTIPEEWLITDADKIALHAYLCDRLHRIKDALPILKPILPQWKGGG; this is translated from the coding sequence TTGCAAATTGTAAATGCGGTAAGACCGATAAAACCAGTTACTAATGGGGTAACTAAGCCGTTCATCATTCTTTGTGATGATGGAAATACATATTACACAAAGTTCCAACAAAATCCTGAGGGTCCAAGGGTTTTGGCCAATGAGTATGTTTGCGCCAAAATTGCTCATCAGCTTAAACTTCCTCTGGCCTCTCCTACTTTAATAAATGTTGATAAAGACTTTCTAAATCTTTATGAGCAAATAATTGCAGATCATATTGAGTGCGAAAGGGAAATTCATCCAGGGGTTCATTTTGGAACGAAACGGATTAACAAAACCTTTCCAATAGCTAACGCTAAAATGCTTGAACGCGCCTTGAACGTGACCATAGTTCCTGAAATCATACTATTTGACCAACTTATCCGTAATAATGACAGAGACTGCAACGGCGGGAATCTCCTGTTCGATCAATCGCAAATGAAAATAGTTGTTATTGATCATTCTCATGTTTTTGAAATAGGAGCGCTTTGGGATGCACAACAACTTGACATTAGAATCGGCGCTGACTTTCAACCATTTACTCAAAACGGATACATATTCAGAAAATTAGTACCGCATGTCAGAGGGTATAACCCGTTTGATAACATAATCGGGAAAATGTCGGGAATGACAGATCGTGATTTGTGGCATATTATTAAAACTATACCAGAAGAATGGTTAATAACTGATGCTGACAAAATCGCGCTACATGCATATTTGTGTGACCGTCTGCATAGAATAAAAGATGCTTTACCAATTCTTAAACCGATCTTGCCACAATGGAAAGGAGGGGGTTAA
- a CDS encoding ABC transporter ATP-binding protein: protein MEVSGIFKSFSRRGLSIPVLEQVSLTVKRQEFVSIIGPSGCGKSTLFHIIGGLVKPDAGAVRMNGAPVTGQRGSVSYMPQQPALFPWRSIEDNVILARELKGAARSEAREEARRWLAKAGLGGFEKAYPHMLSGGMQQRAAFLRALLAPQELMLLDEPFSALDALTRSEMQRWLLELWEENRRSVLFITHSIEEALLLSSRIYVFSGRPGTLLHTVEVPFPRPRREEMTEHPEFLRLKRQLSGWMREEQAKGGNPG, encoded by the coding sequence CTGGAGGTCTCCGGCATCTTCAAATCATTCTCCCGGCGCGGGCTGAGCATTCCGGTGCTGGAGCAGGTGTCGCTGACGGTGAAGCGGCAGGAGTTCGTATCCATCATTGGCCCGTCGGGCTGCGGCAAGAGCACGCTCTTCCACATCATCGGCGGACTGGTTAAGCCGGATGCGGGCGCCGTGCGCATGAACGGCGCTCCGGTTACCGGGCAGCGGGGCAGCGTGAGCTACATGCCGCAGCAGCCGGCACTGTTTCCTTGGCGCAGCATCGAGGATAACGTGATTCTTGCCCGCGAGCTGAAGGGCGCGGCGCGAAGCGAAGCTCGCGAGGAAGCGCGGCGCTGGCTCGCGAAGGCCGGACTTGGCGGATTCGAGAAGGCGTATCCGCATATGCTGTCCGGCGGCATGCAGCAGCGCGCCGCCTTCCTGCGCGCGCTGCTCGCTCCCCAGGAGCTGATGCTCCTGGACGAGCCGTTCAGCGCGCTCGACGCCCTTACCCGCAGCGAGATGCAGCGCTGGCTGCTGGAGCTGTGGGAGGAGAACCGCCGCTCCGTGCTGTTCATCACGCACAGCATTGAAGAAGCGCTGCTGCTCTCCAGCCGCATCTATGTGTTCTCGGGGCGGCCGGGCACGCTGCTGCATACGGTCGAAGTGCCTTTCCCCCGGCCGCGCCGGGAGGAAATGACGGAGCATCCCGAGTTCTTACGGCTGAAACGGCAGCTGTCCGGGTGGATGCGGGAAGAACAGGCCAAGGGCGGTAATCCGGGTTGA
- a CDS encoding ABC transporter permease, whose amino-acid sequence MSSRWRQIWPPLVAVILFLALWQVSVSWFHVEKWMLPAPTDIWREGIASASSLKGHTLATLRLTMIGFPLGVAAGLICAVLLHIVPWTARALYPLLILSQNVPVIALGPLLVIWFGFGQLPKIILIVLVCFFPVAVAGMGGLAQTDRMMLQFMKMAGATRRQIFTKLELPHALPSLFSGIKISAAYAVTGAVVAELIGGNNGLGYYMQIQKSAYRTDRMFVAIILSVLLSLLLFAAVVLLEKWLVRWKPRRDA is encoded by the coding sequence GTGAGTTCCAGGTGGAGACAAATCTGGCCGCCCCTTGTGGCGGTCATCTTGTTTTTGGCGCTGTGGCAGGTGTCGGTCTCCTGGTTCCATGTGGAAAAATGGATGCTGCCCGCTCCCACGGACATTTGGCGGGAAGGCATTGCCAGCGCCTCATCCCTTAAAGGGCATACGCTGGCGACGCTGCGGCTGACGATGATCGGCTTTCCGCTCGGCGTGGCTGCGGGCCTGATCTGCGCCGTACTTCTGCATATTGTGCCCTGGACGGCGCGCGCGCTCTACCCGCTGCTGATCTTAAGCCAGAACGTGCCGGTTATCGCGCTGGGTCCGCTGCTGGTGATCTGGTTCGGCTTCGGCCAGCTGCCGAAGATTATTCTCATTGTTCTCGTGTGCTTCTTCCCCGTGGCCGTCGCGGGCATGGGCGGGCTGGCCCAGACCGACCGCATGATGCTTCAATTCATGAAGATGGCGGGCGCCACGAGGCGGCAAATCTTCACCAAGCTGGAGCTGCCCCATGCGCTGCCCTCCCTGTTCTCCGGCATTAAAATATCCGCCGCCTACGCTGTAACGGGCGCCGTGGTGGCGGAGCTGATCGGCGGAAACAACGGGCTTGGCTACTATATGCAGATACAGAAATCGGCGTACCGTACAGACCGGATGTTCGTCGCCATTATTCTAAGCGTGCTGCTGAGCCTCTTGCTATTCGCCGCCGTTGTCCTGCTGGAGAAATGGCTGGTCCGCTGGAAGCCGCGGCGGGACGCATAG
- a CDS encoding thiamine-binding protein — protein MASTLLSIQVIPKTPGGEDVIPYVDKAIEVIQRSGVKHQVNALETTMEGELADLLEIVREMQEALIEAGCPSVISQVKIAHNPGGISMDKLTEKYRP, from the coding sequence ATGGCAAGTACGCTGCTGAGCATTCAGGTGATTCCGAAAACGCCGGGAGGCGAAGATGTAATTCCTTATGTGGACAAGGCGATTGAGGTCATTCAGCGCTCCGGCGTGAAGCATCAGGTCAATGCGCTGGAGACGACGATGGAGGGCGAACTCGCCGACCTGCTCGAAATTGTCCGGGAGATGCAGGAGGCGCTGATCGAAGCGGGCTGCCCGAGCGTCATCTCGCAAGTCAAGATCGCCCATAACCCGGGCGGAATCAGCATGGACAAGCTGACGGAGAAATACCGCCCGTGA
- a CDS encoding ABC transporter substrate-binding protein, with amino-acid sequence MGVKKWLTLSLTCLFILTAAGCGGNNSGGNAGGAQGTPASASPGASASAESSPKAATPVKVALDWTPNTNHTGLYVAKELGYYSEEGLDVDIVQPGAAGADTMVTSGEAAFGVGAQDSLTMARIQGVPLVSIAAIIQHNTSGFAAPVDRGIKSPKDFEGKTYGGWGSPVEEASMKAIMDPVGGDVKKVKQVTIGEADYFTAVKRDIDFAWIFYAWTGIEAKLRGEPLDMLYLKDYAPQLDYYTPVLTTSEKEIAENPEVVKAFLKATSKGYQYAIDHPKEAADILIKAVPDLDAKLVQASQEWLSPKYKDDAARWGEQKTEVWKNYADWMYGLKLLDKPLAADKAFTNEFLPDGQ; translated from the coding sequence ATGGGAGTAAAAAAATGGTTAACACTGTCCCTGACCTGCCTGTTCATACTGACGGCGGCGGGATGCGGCGGCAATAATTCGGGAGGAAATGCCGGCGGCGCTCAGGGAACCCCTGCTTCCGCATCGCCGGGGGCTTCCGCTTCCGCCGAAAGCTCGCCCAAAGCGGCGACGCCGGTAAAGGTCGCGCTCGACTGGACGCCGAACACGAATCACACCGGACTGTATGTCGCCAAAGAGCTCGGCTACTATTCGGAGGAGGGCCTTGACGTCGATATTGTGCAGCCGGGAGCGGCGGGCGCGGATACGATGGTCACTTCGGGAGAAGCCGCCTTTGGCGTCGGTGCACAGGACTCTCTGACGATGGCGCGCATTCAGGGTGTTCCGCTCGTATCCATCGCGGCGATTATCCAGCATAACACGTCCGGCTTCGCGGCTCCGGTTGACCGGGGCATCAAGTCGCCGAAGGATTTTGAAGGCAAAACATACGGCGGCTGGGGATCACCGGTCGAAGAAGCTTCCATGAAGGCCATTATGGACCCGGTCGGCGGCGACGTGAAGAAGGTCAAGCAGGTGACGATCGGGGAAGCCGATTATTTTACGGCCGTTAAGCGTGACATTGACTTTGCCTGGATTTTCTACGCCTGGACCGGTATTGAAGCGAAGCTGCGCGGCGAGCCACTGGATATGCTCTATTTGAAGGATTACGCGCCGCAGCTCGATTACTATACGCCGGTGCTGACGACGAGCGAGAAGGAAATCGCCGAGAATCCAGAGGTGGTCAAAGCCTTTTTGAAGGCGACGTCCAAGGGTTATCAATATGCGATCGACCATCCGAAAGAGGCTGCGGATATTCTGATCAAGGCGGTTCCCGATCTTGACGCGAAGCTCGTTCAGGCCAGCCAGGAATGGCTCAGCCCGAAATACAAGGACGACGCCGCACGGTGGGGCGAGCAGAAGACCGAAGTATGGAAAAATTACGCCGACTGGATGTACGGACTGAAGCTGCTGGACAAGCCGCTTGCGGCCGATAAGGCGTTCACGAATGAGTTTTTGCCGGACGGGCAGTAA